A stretch of Ranitomeya variabilis isolate aRanVar5 chromosome 3, aRanVar5.hap1, whole genome shotgun sequence DNA encodes these proteins:
- the LOC143816986 gene encoding keratin, type II cytoskeletal cochleal-like isoform X1 codes for MSQALSTKLGKCSAGSSCGAKNFSSCSTGGGYGGGRASFTSSSVIRSGSKPTYTGSGTGRFGSSSLFNLGKNKRISISSGSNRGLVIGGGKTLSSFGENFPVCPPGGIQNVTVNQLLLQPVKVDIDPNIQRVRTEEREQIKCLNNKFASFIDKVRFLEQQNQILETKWSFLKEQSQKMETRKEMHDRQYQAMFDAYINSLQRQLDSTKNEKCRLDGEVNNMQNVVEDFRSKYEEEINKRTCAENQFVTLKKDVDEFYLQKGNLETKQDALVNEIDFLRMLYDEELTEMQEQISETNVVLTMDNNRDLDLDGLIAEVKSQYEDIAAKSKAEVEDTYAKQYQQLKDSAGQHVDSLRNSKSEIQELNSMVKRLHSEIECVKKQVSNLETAICKAEDHGELTLKDAKAKLSELEAALQKAKEDLASQLRDYQALLNVKLALDIEIATYRTLLEGEESRIDGDVDNNVKICVFSTTGKTSSSGVSDSKPCNDKSTGSTVTRGVQSGKTTYSSTSSSCQSSCGRKRF; via the exons ATGAGTCAAGCGTTGAGCACCAAACTTGGAAAGTGTAGCGCTGGCAGCTCTTGTGGCGCTAAGAACTTTAGCAGCTGCTCAACTGGTGGTGGGTATGGAGGTGGAAGAGCCAGCttcacttcttcttctgtgatacgATCTGGAAGTAAGCCTACATACACTGGCAGTGGAACAGGAAGATTCGGCTCCTCTAGCCTCTTTAACTTAGGCAAGAACAAAAGGATTTCCATCAGTTCCGGAAGTAATAGAGGATTAGTCATTGGTGGTGGTAAAACTCTTAGCAGCTTTGGCGAAAACTTCCCTGTTTGCCCACCAGGAGGTATTCAAAATGTTACAGTCAACCAATTACTCCTCCAACCTGTCAAAGTAGATATTGATCCAAATATTCAGAGAGTCAGAACTGAAGAACGAGAGCAGATCAAATGTCTAAACAACAAATTTGCATCCTTCATAGACAAG gttAGATTCCTTGAGCAACAAAATCAAATTCTAGAAACAAAATGGAGCTTTTTGAAAGAGCAAAGTCAAAAGATGGAAACCAGAAAGGAGATGCATGATAGACAATATCAAGCAATGTTTGATGCGTACATTAACAGTCTTCAAAGACAGCTGGATAGTACCAAAAATGAAAAATGCCGCCTGGATGGTGAAGTGAATAATATGCAAAATGTTGTGGAGGATTTTAGGAGCAA ATATGAAGAGGAAATTAATAAACGCACATGTGCTGAAAATCAATTTGTAACCCTGAAGAAG GATGTGGATGAGTTCTATCTACAAAAAGGTAATCTGGAGACTAAACAAGATGCCTTGGTGAATGAGATTGACTTCCTGAGGATGCTCTATGACGAG GAACTGACTGAAATGCAAGAGCAGATTTCTGAAACAAATGTTGTCTTGACCATGGACAATAACCGTGATTTGGACTTAGATGGACTTATTGCTGAAGTAAAGTCTCAATATGAGGACATTGCAGCAAAAAGTAAAGCTGAAGTTGAAGATACCTATGCTAAACAA TATCAACAGCTGAAGGATTCAGCTGGACAACACGTGGACAGTCTACGGAACAGCAAGTCTGAGATCCAAGAATTGAATAGCATGGTCAAGAGACTTCATAGTGAAATTGAGTGTGTGAAAAAACAG GTCTCCAACTTAGAGACAGCAATTTGTAAAGCTGAGGACCATGGAGAACTTACTCTGAAAGATGCTAAAGCCAAATTATCTGAATTGGAGGCTGCTCTACAGAAAGCCAAAGAAGATTTAGCTTCTCAGCTTCGTGACTACCAGGCTCTTCTCAATGTCAAATTGGCCCTAGACATTGAGATAGCCACTTATCGGACTCTGTTGGAGGGCGAAGAAAGCAG GATAGACGGTGATGTCGACAACAATGTGAAAATAT GTGTGTTCAGTACCACTGGGAAGACGTCCAGTTCAGGTGTTTCTGACAGTAAGCCATGCAATGACAAGAGCACTGGGAGCACAGTAACAAGAGGTGTCCAGAGTGGGAAAACAACATACTCCTCTACGTCCTCATCATGTCAAAGTTCTTGCGGCAGGAAGCGCTTCTGA
- the LOC143816986 gene encoding keratin, type II cytoskeletal cochleal-like isoform X2 — protein sequence MWVTLPRSYAGETSNISPTLPLQERIDLKVRFLEQQNQILETKWSFLKEQSQKMETRKEMHDRQYQAMFDAYINSLQRQLDSTKNEKCRLDGEVNNMQNVVEDFRSKYEEEINKRTCAENQFVTLKKDVDEFYLQKGNLETKQDALVNEIDFLRMLYDEELTEMQEQISETNVVLTMDNNRDLDLDGLIAEVKSQYEDIAAKSKAEVEDTYAKQYQQLKDSAGQHVDSLRNSKSEIQELNSMVKRLHSEIECVKKQVSNLETAICKAEDHGELTLKDAKAKLSELEAALQKAKEDLASQLRDYQALLNVKLALDIEIATYRTLLEGEESRIDGDVDNNVKICVFSTTGKTSSSGVSDSKPCNDKSTGSTVTRGVQSGKTTYSSTSSSCQSSCGRKRF from the exons gttAGATTCCTTGAGCAACAAAATCAAATTCTAGAAACAAAATGGAGCTTTTTGAAAGAGCAAAGTCAAAAGATGGAAACCAGAAAGGAGATGCATGATAGACAATATCAAGCAATGTTTGATGCGTACATTAACAGTCTTCAAAGACAGCTGGATAGTACCAAAAATGAAAAATGCCGCCTGGATGGTGAAGTGAATAATATGCAAAATGTTGTGGAGGATTTTAGGAGCAA ATATGAAGAGGAAATTAATAAACGCACATGTGCTGAAAATCAATTTGTAACCCTGAAGAAG GATGTGGATGAGTTCTATCTACAAAAAGGTAATCTGGAGACTAAACAAGATGCCTTGGTGAATGAGATTGACTTCCTGAGGATGCTCTATGACGAG GAACTGACTGAAATGCAAGAGCAGATTTCTGAAACAAATGTTGTCTTGACCATGGACAATAACCGTGATTTGGACTTAGATGGACTTATTGCTGAAGTAAAGTCTCAATATGAGGACATTGCAGCAAAAAGTAAAGCTGAAGTTGAAGATACCTATGCTAAACAA TATCAACAGCTGAAGGATTCAGCTGGACAACACGTGGACAGTCTACGGAACAGCAAGTCTGAGATCCAAGAATTGAATAGCATGGTCAAGAGACTTCATAGTGAAATTGAGTGTGTGAAAAAACAG GTCTCCAACTTAGAGACAGCAATTTGTAAAGCTGAGGACCATGGAGAACTTACTCTGAAAGATGCTAAAGCCAAATTATCTGAATTGGAGGCTGCTCTACAGAAAGCCAAAGAAGATTTAGCTTCTCAGCTTCGTGACTACCAGGCTCTTCTCAATGTCAAATTGGCCCTAGACATTGAGATAGCCACTTATCGGACTCTGTTGGAGGGCGAAGAAAGCAG GATAGACGGTGATGTCGACAACAATGTGAAAATAT GTGTGTTCAGTACCACTGGGAAGACGTCCAGTTCAGGTGTTTCTGACAGTAAGCCATGCAATGACAAGAGCACTGGGAGCACAGTAACAAGAGGTGTCCAGAGTGGGAAAACAACATACTCCTCTACGTCCTCATCATGTCAAAGTTCTTGCGGCAGGAAGCGCTTCTGA